One stretch of Rhodanobacteraceae bacterium DNA includes these proteins:
- the acs gene encoding acetate--CoA ligase: MATLYPVPEAFAAKARFTAESYRTQYEASIADPESYWREAARRLDWYTFPTQIKDVSYRTEDFRIRWYENGELNVSVNCLDRHLASRGDKTAILWEGDNPEESLRLSYRELHARVCKMANALRRLGVKKGDRITIYLPMIPEAAVAMLACTRIGAVHSIVFGGFSPDALVSRIDDCQSTVVITSDESLRGGRIVPLKTNVDEALKNPATATVQKVIVVKRTGRPVDWVDGRDLWYHDIVADEPETCEPERMNAEDPLFILYTSGSTGKPKGVLHTTGGYLVWVSFTHEAVFDLREDDVYWCTADVGWVTGHSYVVYGPLANGATSVMFEGIPNYPNVSRFWEVVDKHQITIIYTAPTAIRALMREGEEPVKRCSRASLRLLGTVGEPINPEAWEWYHRVVGDGRCPIVDTWWQTETGGMLITPLPGAVAQKPGSATLPFFGVRPAIVDAEGHQLEGAVEGNLVLLDSWPGQMRTVYGDHKRFIETYFTTFPGTYFTGDGARRDEDGYYWITGRVDDVLNVAGHRLGTAEIESALVSHPAVAEAAVVGCAHDIKGQGIYVYVTLKTGVEPTEALRKELREHVRKEISPIATPDYIQWAPGLPKTRSGKIMRRILRKIAANEHEQLGDISTLADPGVVANLVAERLVR; this comes from the coding sequence ATGGCCACTCTGTATCCGGTTCCTGAAGCATTCGCCGCCAAGGCGCGTTTCACCGCCGAGAGCTATCGCACGCAATATGAGGCGTCGATTGCCGACCCGGAAAGTTACTGGCGTGAAGCTGCCAGACGACTCGACTGGTACACCTTCCCCACCCAGATCAAGGATGTGAGCTACCGGACCGAGGATTTCCGCATCCGCTGGTATGAGAACGGCGAGCTGAACGTGTCGGTGAACTGTCTGGACCGGCATCTGGCCAGTCGTGGCGACAAGACGGCCATCCTGTGGGAGGGCGACAATCCGGAGGAAAGCCTGCGACTCAGCTATCGCGAACTGCATGCGCGGGTGTGCAAGATGGCCAATGCCCTGCGCCGCTTGGGCGTCAAGAAGGGCGATCGCATCACCATCTATCTGCCGATGATTCCGGAAGCCGCGGTGGCGATGCTGGCCTGCACCCGCATCGGTGCGGTGCACTCCATCGTCTTCGGTGGCTTCTCACCCGATGCGCTGGTCAGCCGCATCGACGATTGCCAGTCCACCGTGGTGATCACCTCCGACGAGAGCCTGCGCGGCGGTCGCATCGTGCCGCTGAAGACCAATGTCGATGAAGCGCTGAAGAATCCGGCCACGGCTACCGTGCAGAAGGTGATCGTGGTCAAACGCACCGGGCGCCCGGTCGATTGGGTGGACGGCCGCGATCTCTGGTACCACGACATCGTTGCCGACGAGCCGGAGACCTGCGAGCCGGAGCGCATGAACGCGGAGGATCCCTTGTTCATCCTCTATACCTCCGGTTCCACCGGCAAACCCAAGGGTGTGCTCCACACCACGGGTGGCTATCTGGTATGGGTGAGCTTTACGCACGAGGCCGTGTTCGATCTGCGCGAGGACGATGTCTACTGGTGTACGGCCGACGTCGGCTGGGTCACTGGACACAGCTACGTGGTCTATGGACCACTGGCCAACGGCGCCACCTCGGTGATGTTCGAGGGCATCCCCAACTACCCGAATGTCTCGCGTTTCTGGGAGGTGGTCGACAAGCACCAGATCACCATCATCTACACCGCGCCGACCGCCATCCGCGCACTGATGCGTGAGGGCGAGGAACCGGTGAAGCGCTGTTCGCGCGCGTCGCTGCGCCTGCTGGGAACCGTCGGTGAGCCGATCAATCCGGAGGCCTGGGAGTGGTATCACCGGGTGGTCGGCGACGGCCGCTGTCCAATCGTCGACACCTGGTGGCAGACCGAAACCGGCGGCATGTTGATCACGCCCTTGCCCGGTGCCGTCGCCCAGAAGCCGGGATCGGCCACGCTGCCCTTCTTCGGCGTACGCCCAGCCATCGTCGATGCCGAGGGTCACCAGCTCGAAGGGGCAGTCGAGGGCAATCTGGTGCTGCTGGACAGCTGGCCGGGACAGATGCGCACGGTCTATGGCGACCACAAGCGCTTCATCGAAACCTATTTCACAACCTTCCCGGGCACCTATTTCACCGGCGACGGCGCCCGACGCGACGAGGACGGCTATTACTGGATCACCGGCCGTGTCGATGACGTGCTGAATGTGGCCGGCCACCGTCTGGGCACGGCCGAGATCGAAAGCGCGCTGGTCTCGCACCCGGCCGTGGCCGAGGCCGCCGTCGTCGGCTGCGCCCACGACATCAAGGGTCAGGGCATCTATGTCTACGTCACGCTGAAGACCGGGGTGGAGCCTACCGAGGCACTGCGCAAGGAACTGCGCGAGCATGTGCGCAAGGAAATCAGCCCGATTGCCACACCCGACTACATCCAGTGGGCCCCCGGCCTGCCGAAAACCCGCTCAGGCAAGATCATGCGCCGCATCCTGCGCAAGATCGCCGCCAACGAACACGAGCAGCTCGGCGACATCTCCACGCTGGCCGATCCGGGCGTGGTGGCAAACCTGGTGGCAGAGCGGCTGGTGCGGTAG
- a CDS encoding YafY family transcriptional regulator gives MDRYERIVRLHRLLRHNRTGVSLEKLMDEIEASRATVYRDIAFLRDALGAPIETDVDTHRFKYSSDEEHSFELPGLWLSPDEVYALLVARQALSAQSEGALAEALGDLGPRLKGLVGDRVDHLGRIRVIRQASRQLDDATFRSVTSAVLERKRLSFSYRARSTGSGSVRDTSPQRLTHYRDNWYLDAWDHDRRGLRSFALDRISAAQVQTRNADDWPEAELDAHFAASYGIFSGPARAWATIRFSSHAARWVADERWHSQQKGRFLPDGRFELQLPFGNARELLMDVLRYGPDAEVLAPVSLREEMKQLLTLALTGYGSPPR, from the coding sequence ATGGATCGCTATGAACGCATCGTCCGTCTGCATCGACTGCTGCGGCACAACCGCACCGGGGTCTCGCTGGAGAAACTGATGGACGAGATCGAGGCCTCGCGGGCCACGGTCTATCGCGACATCGCCTTTCTGCGTGATGCGCTCGGCGCGCCGATTGAAACCGATGTCGATACCCATCGCTTCAAGTACAGCAGCGATGAGGAACACAGCTTCGAATTGCCCGGATTGTGGTTGTCGCCCGATGAGGTCTACGCGCTGCTGGTGGCGCGTCAGGCGCTCAGCGCCCAGAGCGAAGGCGCGCTGGCCGAGGCCCTTGGTGATCTGGGCCCCAGGCTCAAGGGCCTGGTCGGCGATCGGGTCGATCATCTGGGACGCATCCGGGTGATCCGCCAGGCCAGCCGCCAGCTGGACGACGCCACCTTTCGAAGCGTCACCAGCGCGGTGCTGGAGCGCAAGCGATTGAGCTTCAGCTATCGCGCCCGTTCCACCGGTTCCGGCAGCGTGCGTGACACCTCGCCGCAGCGGCTCACCCACTACCGCGACAACTGGTATCTGGACGCCTGGGACCACGACCGGCGCGGCCTGCGCAGCTTTGCGCTGGACCGGATCAGCGCCGCTCAGGTGCAGACCAGGAACGCCGACGACTGGCCCGAGGCCGAACTGGATGCGCACTTTGCCGCCAGCTACGGCATCTTTTCCGGCCCCGCCAGGGCCTGGGCCACGATTCGCTTTTCCTCACATGCTGCGCGCTGGGTGGCCGACGAGCGCTGGCACTCGCAGCAGAAGGGCCGCTTCCTGCCCGATGGCCGCTTTGAACTGCAACTACCCTTCGGCAACGCCCGTGAGCTGCTGATGGACGTGCTGCGCTACGGCCCCGATGCCGAAGTGCTGGCGCCGGTGTCGCTGCGCGAAGAGATGAAGCAGCTGTTGACCCTGGCCCTCACCGGCTACGGATCGCCGCCACGCTGA
- a CDS encoding ABC transporter permease — translation MRLLGSLLLRLATTALTLLALLVLCLALLRAVPGGPFDQEKLAPPEVQAALAARYRLDQPFWVQVSDYLGHALRGDLGPSFQYSDYSVQELIAGAAPITLTLGGLAALLAIALAVPVACGLALRPAGLRVASWASLLALAVPKFVLAPLLVLLFALQLGWLPAAGFGWDQPRTWVLPVLSLALPQFAVLLRALAENLRAALDSPPVIAAQARGYPPSRVIWRHALPLALLQTLGFLGPVLIALLTGSAIIEMVYSIPGLGRYLVAAALNRDYTLLIGSVLTVAVIVALVNLLIDALQWLLDPRLRT, via the coding sequence GTGAGACTTCTGGGTTCCCTGTTGCTGCGCCTGGCCACCACCGCCCTGACGCTGCTGGCGCTGCTGGTCCTGTGCCTGGCGCTGCTGCGGGCCGTGCCGGGCGGGCCCTTTGATCAGGAGAAGCTGGCACCGCCCGAGGTCCAGGCGGCGCTGGCCGCGCGCTATCGTCTGGATCAGCCTTTCTGGGTACAGGTCAGCGACTATCTGGGCCATGCGCTGCGCGGTGATCTCGGGCCCTCTTTCCAGTACAGCGACTACAGCGTGCAGGAGCTGATTGCGGGAGCGGCGCCGATCACGCTGACGCTCGGTGGTCTCGCGGCCCTGCTCGCCATCGCTTTGGCGGTGCCGGTCGCCTGCGGTCTGGCGTTGCGACCTGCCGGCCTGCGCGTGGCGTCCTGGGCCTCGCTGCTGGCGCTGGCGGTGCCGAAGTTCGTGCTGGCACCGCTGCTGGTGCTGCTGTTTGCACTGCAACTCGGTTGGCTGCCGGCGGCGGGATTTGGCTGGGATCAGCCACGCACCTGGGTGTTGCCGGTGCTGAGTCTGGCACTACCCCAATTTGCCGTGTTGTTGCGCGCCCTCGCCGAAAATCTGCGGGCGGCGCTGGACAGCCCGCCGGTGATCGCCGCCCAGGCGCGGGGCTACCCGCCATCGCGGGTGATCTGGCGGCATGCCCTGCCACTGGCCCTGCTGCAGACGCTGGGGTTTCTGGGGCCGGTGCTGATTGCCCTGCTGACCGGCTCGGCCATCATTGAAATGGTCTACTCCATCCCGGGTCTGGGCCGCTATCTCGTTGCTGCCGCGCTCAATCGCGACTACACCTTGCTGATCGGATCGGTGCTCACCGTCGCCGTCATCGTGGCTCTGGTGAATCTGCTGATCGACGCGCTGCAGTGGCTGCTGGACCCGCGGCTGCGGACTTGA
- the ubiA gene encoding 4-hydroxybenzoate octaprenyltransferase — translation MLATGDTRESRWPAYARLLRLDRPIGILLLLWPTLWALWLAAGGLPPIGILAIFVAGVVLTRSAGCVINDYADRWLDPDVERTRDRPLASGEVSGREALIIFVVLMLTALGLVFLTNRLTIWLAVVAAALAVSYPYMKRHIWFPQVVLGAAFSMSIPMAYTALEVEIGPITILLFCANLLWTTAYDTLYAMVDREDDIKAGARSTAILFGELDLIATGILHGSALVTLALIGQRSELGWSWWAGLGVAAALMSWQLWRARERERSACFAAFLNNNWVGAVIFAGLAVALAIAPAA, via the coding sequence ATGCTGGCCACCGGCGACACGCGCGAGTCGCGCTGGCCCGCCTACGCGCGGCTGCTGCGTCTGGATCGGCCTATCGGCATCCTGCTGCTGCTCTGGCCGACGCTGTGGGCGCTATGGCTGGCGGCGGGTGGCTTGCCGCCGATCGGCATCCTGGCGATCTTCGTGGCCGGCGTGGTGCTGACCCGATCAGCCGGCTGTGTCATCAACGACTACGCCGATCGATGGCTGGATCCCGACGTCGAACGCACCAGGGACCGGCCGCTCGCCAGTGGCGAGGTTTCCGGCCGAGAGGCCTTGATCATTTTCGTGGTCTTGATGCTGACGGCGCTGGGCCTGGTCTTTCTGACCAACCGACTGACGATCTGGCTGGCGGTGGTCGCGGCCGCGCTGGCGGTCAGTTATCCGTACATGAAGCGCCACATCTGGTTCCCGCAGGTGGTGCTGGGCGCTGCCTTCAGCATGTCGATTCCGATGGCTTACACCGCGCTGGAGGTGGAGATCGGACCCATCACCATTCTGCTGTTCTGCGCCAATCTGCTGTGGACCACGGCCTACGACACCCTCTACGCGATGGTCGATCGCGAAGACGACATCAAGGCCGGCGCGCGCTCGACCGCCATTCTCTTCGGTGAGCTGGACCTGATCGCCACCGGCATCCTGCACGGCTCGGCGCTGGTGACGCTGGCCTTGATCGGCCAGCGCAGCGAGCTGGGCTGGTCCTGGTGGGCAGGTCTGGGCGTGGCCGCGGCCCTGATGAGCTGGCAGCTCTGGCGCGCCCGCGAACGCGAGCGCAGCGCCTGTTTCGCGGCCTTCCTCAACAACAACTGGGTGGGCGCGGTGATTTTTGCCGGACTGGCGGTGGCGCTGGCCATCGCACCGGCGGCCTAG
- a CDS encoding ABC transporter permease, with product MSTAVRWVPFKTIVIKEINRILRIWGQTLVPPAITMTLYFLIFGQLVGKRIGEMGGHQYMDFIVPGLVMMSVIQNAYANVVSSFFGSKFGRYVEELLVSPTPNWVILAGYVSGGVMRSCMVGAIVLCVALLFTDLSIAHPLVMMASVVLASVLFSLAGFVNAVYAKKFDDISIIPTFILTPLTYLGGVFYSVSLLPEFWRNVSMANPILYTVNAFRYGVLGESDVPIGAAFAIMLVAIAVLGAFCLRLLNKGVGLRA from the coding sequence ATGAGCACTGCCGTACGCTGGGTCCCGTTCAAGACCATCGTCATCAAGGAAATCAATCGCATCCTGCGCATCTGGGGCCAGACCCTGGTGCCGCCGGCGATCACGATGACCCTGTACTTCCTGATCTTCGGCCAGCTGGTGGGCAAGCGCATCGGCGAGATGGGCGGCCATCAGTACATGGATTTCATCGTGCCCGGGCTCGTCATGATGAGCGTCATCCAGAACGCCTACGCCAATGTGGTCAGCTCCTTCTTCGGCAGCAAGTTCGGCCGCTATGTCGAGGAACTGCTGGTCTCGCCCACGCCCAACTGGGTGATTCTGGCCGGCTATGTCAGCGGCGGCGTGATGCGCAGCTGCATGGTCGGCGCCATCGTGCTGTGCGTGGCGCTGCTGTTCACCGATCTGTCGATTGCCCACCCGCTGGTGATGATGGCCAGCGTGGTCCTGGCCTCGGTGCTGTTTTCCCTGGCCGGATTCGTCAACGCGGTCTACGCCAAGAAGTTCGACGACATCTCGATCATCCCGACCTTCATCCTGACCCCGCTGACCTACCTGGGCGGCGTGTTCTACTCGGTCAGCCTGCTTCCCGAGTTCTGGCGCAATGTGTCGATGGCCAATCCCATCCTGTACACCGTCAACGCCTTCCGCTACGGCGTGCTCGGCGAGAGCGACGTGCCCATCGGCGCCGCCTTCGCCATCATGCTGGTGGCCATCGCGGTACTCGGCGCTTTCTGCTTGCGACTGCTGAACAAGGGCGTGGGCCTGCGCGCCTGA
- a CDS encoding response regulator transcription factor, translated as MSTILIADDHPLFREAMRRSVERAQPAATIAEAENVAELLALIDAHPDADLLLLDLTMPGAHGFSALAHIRATRPALPVIVVSAREEPMVIRRALAHGASGFIPKSADADLIQRALNTVIDGETFDPFAHGAVRLDDAERELSKRLAELTPQQFRVLTMLCEGKLNKQIAYDLDVTEATIKAHVTAILRKLGAHNRTMAVTMASRMAVDPEAARSVNVIEE; from the coding sequence ATGTCCACCATCCTGATCGCAGACGACCATCCGCTCTTTCGCGAGGCCATGCGCCGCTCGGTGGAACGGGCGCAGCCGGCGGCGACGATTGCCGAAGCCGAGAACGTTGCAGAACTGCTGGCCCTGATCGATGCGCATCCGGATGCCGATCTGTTGCTGCTGGATCTGACCATGCCCGGTGCGCACGGCTTCTCGGCGCTGGCGCATATCCGCGCCACCCGTCCGGCACTGCCGGTGATCGTGGTCTCGGCCCGCGAGGAACCGATGGTGATCCGCCGGGCACTGGCACACGGCGCTTCGGGTTTCATCCCCAAATCGGCTGACGCCGACCTGATTCAACGGGCGCTCAACACGGTGATCGATGGAGAGACCTTCGATCCCTTCGCCCATGGCGCGGTGCGACTCGATGACGCCGAGCGCGAGCTGTCCAAACGCCTGGCCGAACTCACGCCACAGCAGTTCCGGGTGTTGACCATGCTCTGTGAGGGCAAGCTCAACAAGCAGATCGCCTACGATCTCGACGTGACCGAAGCCACCATCAAGGCCCATGTCACCGCCATCCTGCGCAAGCTCGGCGCCCACAACCGCACCATGGCGGTCACCATGGCCAGCCGCATGGCGGTGGACCCGGAAGCCGCGCGCTCGGTGAATGTCATCGAGGAATGA
- a CDS encoding DNA starvation/stationary phase protection protein produces the protein MQADTRGQALAQGVAMKIDIGIPTETRMQIAEGLSRLLADTYTLYLKTHNYHWNVTGPMFQTLHTMFETQYTELALAVDLIAERIRALGAPAPGTYADYARLSSIKEVPGVPKAEEMIADLVSGQESVVRTARGLYDLVGEANDEASADLLTQRIQLHEKTAWMLRSLLE, from the coding sequence ATGCAGGCAGATACAAGAGGACAAGCACTGGCCCAAGGAGTAGCAATGAAAATCGATATTGGCATTCCCACCGAAACCCGCATGCAGATCGCGGAGGGCCTTTCTCGCCTGCTCGCCGACACCTACACGCTGTATCTGAAGACCCACAATTATCATTGGAACGTTACCGGGCCGATGTTCCAGACCCTGCACACCATGTTCGAAACCCAGTACACCGAACTGGCCCTGGCCGTGGATCTGATCGCCGAACGCATCCGCGCGCTTGGAGCACCGGCACCTGGCACCTACGCCGACTACGCGCGGCTGAGCTCGATCAAGGAAGTTCCGGGAGTACCCAAGGCTGAAGAAATGATCGCCGACCTGGTCAGCGGTCAGGAATCGGTGGTGCGCACAGCCCGCGGCCTATACGACCTGGTGGGCGAAGCCAACGACGAAGCCAGCGCCGACTTGCTGACCCAGCGCATACAGCTGCATGAGAAGACGGCATGGATGCTGCGCAGTCTGCTCGAATAG
- a CDS encoding ABC transporter ATP-binding protein — MTALVVRNLKKTYAGRVEALKGISLNVDEGDFFALLGPNGAGKSTLIGIAASLVRPSEGDVLIFGDSVVDRRSAAVSHIGLVPQEFNFNQFEKPFEILVNQAGYYGVPRALARSRAEQYLKQLSLWDKRDVASRTLSGGMKRRLMIARAMMHQPRLLILDEPTAGVDIEIRRSMWTYLREINRAGTTVILTTHYLEEAESLCRNVAIIDHGTIITHTTVKALLATLDVETFVFDLASALTTAPELPGCVVHRVDDTTIEVEVPRGTELNGLFAALTAAGIGVRSMRNKANRLEELFMRLLEKPPVAA, encoded by the coding sequence ATGACCGCGCTGGTTGTACGCAACCTCAAGAAGACTTACGCCGGGCGCGTCGAGGCGCTCAAGGGCATCTCGCTCAACGTCGATGAAGGGGATTTCTTCGCCCTGCTCGGCCCCAATGGCGCCGGCAAATCGACGCTGATCGGCATTGCCGCCTCGCTGGTGCGACCCTCCGAGGGCGATGTGCTGATCTTCGGCGACAGCGTGGTCGACCGGCGCAGTGCCGCGGTGTCCCACATTGGCCTCGTGCCGCAGGAGTTCAATTTCAACCAGTTCGAGAAGCCCTTCGAGATTCTGGTGAATCAGGCTGGCTACTACGGTGTGCCCCGGGCCCTGGCGCGCAGCCGCGCCGAGCAATATCTGAAGCAGCTGTCGCTCTGGGACAAGCGCGATGTGGCTTCGCGCACGCTGTCGGGCGGCATGAAGCGCCGGCTGATGATTGCCCGGGCCATGATGCATCAGCCGCGTCTGCTGATCCTGGATGAGCCGACCGCTGGCGTCGACATCGAGATCCGCCGCTCCATGTGGACCTATCTGCGCGAGATCAATCGCGCCGGTACCACCGTGATCCTGACCACCCATTATCTGGAAGAAGCCGAGAGCCTGTGCCGCAATGTGGCGATCATCGACCATGGCACCATCATCACCCACACCACGGTCAAGGCCTTGCTGGCCACGCTGGATGTCGAGACCTTTGTCTTCGACCTGGCCTCGGCGCTGACCACGGCGCCGGAACTGCCCGGCTGCGTGGTGCACCGGGTGGATGACACCACCATCGAAGTCGAGGTGCCGCGCGGCACCGAACTCAATGGGCTGTTCGCGGCACTCACCGCCGCCGGTATCGGTGTGCGCTCGATGCGAAACAAGGCCAATCGCCTGGAGGAGCTGTTCATGCGCCTGCTCGAAAAACCGCCGGTGGCCGCATGA
- a CDS encoding transposase, producing MRNVRRYDPLGAPVFVTLVCRNREPHLAAERRKQAVLSTLRELRSEGDFKLYAWVILDNHVHLLLGACVPSLSTAVGRLKQRLLLRIKQTSIWQPRFYDHIIRDDQDLQAHLDYIHFNPCKHRVVGDPAKYRWSSLGAFLKRGQYLEGWGAGEQPKTIRDDTGSE from the coding sequence ATGCGCAATGTCCGCCGCTATGACCCTCTGGGCGCTCCTGTGTTCGTGACTCTGGTTTGTCGGAATCGGGAGCCACATCTGGCCGCCGAACGTCGCAAACAGGCTGTGCTTTCGACCTTGCGTGAATTGCGCTCGGAAGGCGACTTCAAACTGTATGCGTGGGTGATTCTCGACAACCACGTGCATTTGTTGCTCGGCGCCTGCGTACCCAGCCTGTCGACTGCCGTCGGTCGCCTGAAACAACGACTATTGCTCCGAATCAAGCAGACGTCGATCTGGCAGCCGCGCTTCTACGATCACATCATCCGTGACGATCAGGACCTGCAAGCCCACTTGGATTACATCCACTTCAATCCGTGCAAGCACCGAGTGGTAGGTGACCCGGCGAAATATCGGTGGTCATCGCTCGGTGCCTTCCTCAAACGAGGGCAGTACCTTGAGGGATGGGGTGCCGGGGAGCAGCCGAAGACCATCCGCGACGATACGGGCTCCGAGTAG
- a CDS encoding tryptophan 7-halogenase yields the protein MSEPGDRPLRIVILGGGTAGWMAAALMATRWADRRPSIQVLESPDIGIIGVGEGSTPQLKAFFDSLGIAETEWMPRCNATYKVGIEFRHWSTRAGFEHYFHPFPSETDDRTAPALFFNSVIRRRGADVEGHPDPFFLATELARQKLAPLPARNFPFRSYYGYHFDSQLIGRFLREHCCARGVAYVEGTVARVEQAESGDILALHTDDGRRIEGDFFVDSTGFRSLLLQGSLGVPFRAFSDNLYNDSAVVAPTPVDADGIAPQTTATALSAGWAWRIPLTNRVGNGYVYSSRYLSKIAAENELRQHLGLPEDGPPLRHLGMKVGRVAQHWARNCLAVGLSQGFIEPLEATALHLVQETVENFIEAYTAGGFSHQHQDAFNAAVNARFEGIRDYIVCHYKVNSRNDTAYWRDNAANTALSDSLKQVLQVWHDGQDLVPELQRQGIERYYAAASWHCLLGGYGQYPPPQRLIPPSAKAARYDMARIRDFVQRCALNFPPHDQALREIRVA from the coding sequence ATGAGTGAACCGGGCGATCGCCCCTTGCGGATCGTGATTCTGGGCGGCGGCACCGCCGGCTGGATGGCTGCCGCGCTGATGGCTACGCGCTGGGCTGATCGTCGGCCATCCATCCAGGTGCTGGAATCACCGGATATCGGCATCATCGGTGTAGGCGAAGGCTCCACGCCCCAGCTCAAGGCCTTTTTCGACAGTCTGGGCATCGCCGAAACCGAGTGGATGCCGCGCTGCAACGCCACATACAAGGTCGGCATCGAGTTTCGCCATTGGTCGACGCGGGCCGGTTTCGAGCATTACTTCCATCCCTTTCCCAGCGAGACCGACGATCGCACCGCGCCTGCGCTGTTCTTCAACAGCGTCATCCGCCGCCGCGGGGCCGACGTCGAAGGCCATCCGGACCCGTTCTTCCTCGCCACCGAACTGGCCCGCCAGAAGCTGGCGCCGCTGCCGGCAAGAAACTTCCCCTTCCGCAGCTACTACGGCTACCACTTCGATTCGCAGCTGATCGGGCGCTTCCTGCGCGAACACTGCTGCGCGCGTGGCGTGGCCTATGTCGAGGGCACGGTCGCGCGGGTTGAACAGGCCGAGAGCGGCGACATCCTGGCGCTGCACACTGACGATGGGCGCCGGATCGAGGGCGATTTCTTCGTCGACAGCACCGGGTTTCGTTCGCTATTGCTGCAGGGCAGCCTCGGCGTGCCCTTCCGTGCCTTCAGCGACAACCTCTACAACGATTCGGCGGTCGTGGCGCCCACACCCGTGGACGCCGATGGAATCGCCCCGCAAACCACTGCCACGGCGCTCAGCGCCGGCTGGGCCTGGCGCATTCCCCTGACCAACCGGGTCGGCAACGGTTATGTCTACAGCTCGCGCTATCTGTCGAAGATCGCCGCCGAGAACGAGTTGCGGCAGCACCTCGGACTGCCCGAGGACGGCCCGCCGCTGCGACACTTGGGCATGAAGGTCGGTCGGGTAGCGCAGCACTGGGCGCGCAACTGCCTGGCGGTGGGCCTGTCGCAAGGCTTCATCGAGCCGCTCGAAGCCACTGCGCTGCACCTGGTACAGGAAACGGTCGAGAACTTCATCGAGGCCTACACGGCCGGGGGTTTCAGCCATCAGCATCAGGACGCCTTCAACGCGGCCGTCAATGCGCGATTCGAGGGTATCCGCGACTACATCGTTTGCCACTACAAGGTGAATTCACGCAACGACACCGCCTATTGGCGCGACAACGCCGCCAATACGGCGCTCTCCGATTCGCTCAAGCAGGTTCTGCAGGTCTGGCACGACGGCCAGGATCTGGTTCCGGAACTGCAGCGGCAAGGCATCGAGCGCTATTACGCCGCAGCCAGCTGGCATTGCCTGCTTGGCGGCTATGGTCAATACCCACCTCCGCAACGGCTGATCCCGCCCAGCGCAAAGGCCGCCCGCTATGACATGGCCCGCATCCGCGATTTCGTGCAGCGCTGCGCCCTGAATTTCCCGCCGCATGATCAGGCGTTGAGAGAGATCAGGGTGGCGTGA